ATGACTAAAATTACGCTTGAACTGTTACGTGATATTAATAAAGATACAATAGATTTTATCGATAACTATGATGGTAATGAAAGAGAGCCGTCAGTCTTACCAGCACGTTTCCCTAACTTATTAGCAAATGGTGCATCAGGTATTGCTGTAGGTATGGCAACCAATATTCCACCACATAACTTAACTGAATTAATCAACGGAGTGCTAAGTTTAAGTAAAAACCCTGATATTTCAATTGCTGAGTTGATGGAGGATATTGAAGGTCCTGATTTCCCAACTGCGGGTCTTATTTTAGGTAAAAGTGGAATTAGACGTGCTTATGAAACAGGTCGTGGTTCAATTCAAATGCGCTCTCGTGCGGAAATTGAAGAACGTGGCGGTGGTCGTCAACGTATTGTTGTGACTGAAATTCCTTTCCAAGTGAATAAAGCACGTATGATTGAAAAAATTGCAGAGCTAGTACGCGACAAGAAAATTGATGGTATTACTGACTTACGAGACGAAACAAGTTTACGTACAGGTGTGAGAGTGGTCATTGATGTTCGTAAAGATGCAAATGCTAGTGTCATTTTAAATAACTTATACAAACAAACACCTCTTCAAACATCATTTGGTGTGAATATGATTGCACTTGTAAATGGTAGACCGAAGCTTATTAATTTAAAAGAAGCGTTGGTACATTATTTAGAACATCAAAAGACAGTTGTTAGAAGACGTACGCAATACAACTTACGTAAAGCTAAAGATCGTGCCCACATTTTAGAAGGGTTACGTATCGCACTTGACCATATCGACGAAATCATTTCAACGATTCGTGAATCAGAAACAGATAAAGTTGCCATGGAAAGCTTGCAACAACGCTTCAAACTTTCTGAGAAACAAGCACAAGCAATTTTAGACATGCGTTTGAGACGTTTAACAGGTTTAGAACGTGACAAAATTGAAGCAGAATATAATGAACTATTAAATTATATTAGTGAATTAGAAGCAATTTTAGCTGATGAAGAAGTATTACTACAATTAGTTAGAGATGAATTAACTGAAATTAGAGATCGTTTCGGTGATGATCGTCGTACAGAAATTCAATTAGGTGGATTTGAAGACTTAGAGGACGAAGACTTAATTCCAGAAGAACAAATTGTAATTACACTAAGCCATAATAACTACATTAAACGTTTGCCGGTATCTACATATCGTGCTCAAAACCGTGGTGGCCGTGGTGTTCAAGGTATGAATACATTAGAGGAAGACTTCGTTAGCCAATTAGTAACGTTAAGTACACATGATCATGTATTGTTCTTTACTAACAAAGGTCGTGTTTATAAACTTAAAGGTTATGAAGTGCCTGAATTATCAAGACAATCTAAAGGTATTCCTGTAGTGAATGCTATTGAACTTGAAAATGATGAAGTAATTAGTACAATGATTGCTGTAAAAGACCTTGAAAGTGAAGACAACTTCTTAGTGTTTGCAACGAAACGTGGAATTGTAAAACGTTCAGCATTAAGTAACTTCTCAAGAATTAACAGAAATGGTAAGATTGCTATTTCATTTAGAGAAGATGACGAGTTAATCGCAGTACGTTTAACAAGTGGTCAAGAAGATATTCTGATTGGTACTTCTCATGCATCATTAATTCGATTCCCTGAATCAACGTTACGTCCTTTAGGTCGTACAGCAACTGGTGTGAAAGGTATTACACTTCGTGAAGGCGATGAAGTTGTAGGGCTTGATGTTGCTCACGAAAATAGTGTAGATGAAGTTTTAGTTGTTACTGAAAATGGTTATGGTAAACGTACGCCAGTTAATGACTATCGCTTATCAAACCGTGGTGGTAAAGGTATTAAGACTGCAACGATTACTGAACGTAATGGTAATGTTGTTTGTATTACAACTGTTACTGGTGAAGAAGATTTAATGATTGTTACGAATGCAGGTGTCATTATTCGACTAGATGTTGCAGATATTTCTCAAAATGGTCGTGCAGCACAAGGTGTTCGCTTAATTCGCTTAGGCGATGATCAATTTGTTTCTACTGTTGCTAAAGTAAAAGAAGATGCAGAAGATGAAACGAATGAAGATGAGCAATCTACTTCTACTGTATCTGAAGATGGTACTGAACAACAACGTGAAGCGGTTGTAAATGATGAAACACCAGGAAATGCAATTCATACTGAAGTAATTGATTCAGAAGAAACTGATGACGATGGACGTATTGAAGTAAGACAAGATTTCATGGATCGTGTTGAAGAAGATATACAACAAGCATCAGATGATGAAGAAGAATAACATAAAAAATAAGACTTCCCTTGAATGTAGGGGAGTCTTATTTTTATGCCATAGTATATAGCGTTTGGCCATTATTCTGGCATTTTAGTTAAGCAATCAATGAAATGATTAACTTTCTAATTGTTTCATTGCGTATGGTATTTCATTAATTAGTCTTGATGGTGGTACGACGTACATATCTTTTGCAAGATTTTCACCAATGAAACTATGTGTATATGTGGCACTCATAACCGCTTCTTTTAAATTATCAAATTGACCTACAAAACTTGTGATCATGCCAGCAAGAGTATCACCCATACCACCAGTAGCCATCGCAGGACTACCAATTGTCAATTTAAAGTCTTCATCTTTAAAGAAAATTTCAGTACCATGTTTTTTTAGTACAACTGTTGCACCTAAACGATCTACCGCTTCACGATTACGTTCATACGTTTGTTCCTCAATTGGAATACCTCTTAAACGTTCCCACTCTTTGAGGTGTGGAGTGAATATTACACGACAAGTAGGTAATTGCGGTTTAAGTTTACTAAAAATTGTGATTGCATCACCATCAACAATCAAGTTTTGATGTGGTTGTATATTTTGTAATAGGAATGTAATGGCATTATTCCCTTTAAAATCAACACCAAGTCCGGGACCAATAAGAATACTATCAGTCATTTCAATCATTTTCGTTAACATTTTCGTATCATTAATATCGATAACCATGGCTTCTGGACAACGAGAATGTAACGCTGAGTGATTCGTTGGATGTGTCGCTACAGTGATTAAACCACTACCGCTAAATACACATGCACGAGCCGCTAACATAATGGCACCACCTAAGTTAGCAGATCCACCAATTAATAAAATTTTGCCATAATCACCTTTATGTGAATCTTCTTTACGCTTAGGAATGTTAATAGAATTTAACGTTTCCATAGTGATATAACCTCCCATGTAAAAGCTTTTTCAAATATATTCAATTTTAAAAATATATAGTAAGTTTTAACAAAATGTATTATAAATATGTGAATTCATTATTATTTGTCGTTAAATACAATAGAAAATACTATACCTGTATATGCAATTCGTCAATAGATAAATTATTAAATATACTTTCAACAATATTAATATCCTTTAACACGTTACAATAGTGCTCTGATAATAGGTTATAAATGTACTTAAAACCATTGTTTCAATAAAAATGAAAACGTATACTTCAAGAAGGATGGGTTACTTAATATTAACAAGGGGGTAACATGTATGACATTATATTTAGATGGAGAAACACTAACAATTGAGGATATTAAATCATTTTTACAACAACAAACGAATATAGAAATTGTTGATGAGGCGTTAGAACGTGTTAAGAAAAGTAGAGATGTAGTTGAGCGTATTATTGAAAATGAAGAAACAGTTTATGGCATTACAACAGGATTCGGATTATTTAGTGATGTGCGTATAGACTCAACACAATACAATGAATTACAAGTGAACCTTATACGTTCACATGCCTGTGGATTAGGTGAGCCATTTTCAAAAGAAGTAGCACTCGTTATGATGGTATTAAGATTAAATACATTATTAAAAGGGCATTCAGGTGCAACTTTAGATCTCGTAAAACAATTACAATTCTTTATAAATGAGCGTATTATACCAGTGATACCGCAACAAGGTTCACTAGGTGCATCAGGAGATTTAGCACCACTATCACATTTAGCATTAGCATTAATTGGTGAAGGCAAAGTGTTTTATAAAGATGTAGAAATGGATAGTGCAGACGTATTAAAGCAATTAGACAGACCACCTTTGAACCTTCAGGCTAAAGAAGGATTAGCATTGATTAATGGTACTCAGGCAATGACAGCACAAGGTGTCATAAGTTATATAGAGGCAGAAGATTTAGGGTATCAATCTGAATGGATTGCAGCATTAACACATCAGTCGCTCAATGGGATTATAGATGCATATCGTCATGAAGTGCATGCTGTTCGAAATTTTCAGGAACAAATTAATGTAGCAGCTCGCATGCGCGATTGGTTAGAAGGTTCAACATTAACGACTCGACAAGCAGAAATTCGTGTACAAGACGCGTACACACTACGTTGTATTCCACAAATTCATGGCGCAAGTTTTCAAGTATTTAACTATGTTAAACAGCAATTAGAATTTGAGATGAATGCGGCTAATGATAATCCATTAATATTTGAGGAAGCAGATGAAACATTTGTCATTTCTGGTGGTAACTTCCATGGGCAACCGATTGCCTTTGCTTTGGATCATCTTAAATTAGGTGTAAGTGAATTAGCGAATGTATCTGAGCGTCGTCTCGAGAGACTAGTTAATCCTCAGTTAAATGGTGATTTACCAGCATTTCTTAGTCCGGAACCAGGATTGCAAAGTGGCGCAATGATTATGCAATATGCTGCTGCAAGCCTAGTTTCTGAAAATAAAACTTTAGCTCATCCTGCAAGTGTAGATTCTATTACATCGTCTGCGAATCAAGAAGATCATGTATCTATGGGTACCACAGCTGCTAGACATGGTTATCAAATTATTGAAAATGCAAGACGTGTGCTGGCAATTGAGTGTGTAATTGCATTACAAGCAGCAGAATTAAAAGGTGTTGAAAGTTTATCACCAAAAACACGTCGTAAATATGAGGAGTTTCGTAATATCGTGCCGTCTATTACACATGACCGTCAATTTCATAAAGATATTGAAGCGGTTGCACATTATTTAAAGCAATCTATTTATCAAACGTCTGAATGTCATTAAATCGACATGAAGTTAGTTCTTAATCGTTACTTGAAAAAGCAAATATAGTTTGCTATATTAAAATTAACTTAATAAGACATTGTTCGTAGGACAAGTAATATATGGTGCTTGATGTCAGAGAGCTTGTGGTTAGTGTGAACAAGAATCAACATATATATGAATCTACCTACTTATTGAAAGAACAATCGGTAATAACCGTTATTTTAGTGAAGTGCAATTTAGATTTTAGTGTGTAACTATATCTGAAATTGTTAAATAGGGTGGCAACGCGTAGACCACGTCCCTTGTAGGGATGTGGTCTTTTTTTATTTTCAAAAATAAAACGTATGTTATCCAATAATAAATGATAATTTTTTTGGGAAAGGATGAATGTTAATGTTAGATATTAAACTTTTTAGAAATGAGCCTGACAAAGTTAAGAGCAAAATTGAGTTACGCGGAGATGATCCAAAAGTTGTAGATGAAATTTTAGAATTGGATGAGCAACGACGTAAATTGATTAGTGCTACAGAAGAAATGAAAGCACGTCGTAATAAAGTAAGTGAAGAAATTGCATTAAAAAAACGTAATAAAGAAAATGCCGATGATGTAATAGCAGAAATGCGCACATTAGGTGATGATATTAAAGAAAAAGATAATCAATTAAACGAAATAGATAATAAAATGACAAGTATCCTTTGTCGTATTCCAAACTTAATTAGTGATGATGTACCTCAAGGTGAGTCTGATGAAGATAACGTTGAAGTTAAAAAATGGGGCACACCACGCGAATTTGATTTTGAACCAAAAGCGCATTGGGACATTGTTGAAGAATTAAAAATGGCTGATTTTGATCGTGCAGCTAAAGTTTCAGGTGCGCGTTTTGTATACTTAACAAATGAAGGTGCGCAATTAGAACGTGCTTTAATGAACTATATGATTACAAAACATACAACGCAGCATGGTTATACAGAAATGATGGTACCACAGCTTGTGAATGCAGATACAATGTATGGTACAGGCCAATTACCTAAATTTGAAGAAGACTTATTTAAAGTAGAAAAAGAAGGATTATATACAATTCCAACTGCTGAAGTACCTTTAACAAATTTCTATCGTAATGAAATTATTCAACCAGGTGTACTTCCTGAAAAATTCACTGGTCAATCTGCATGTTTCAGAAGTGAAGCGGGATCAGCTGGTAGAGATACAAGAGGATTAATTCGTTTACACCAATTCGATAAAGTAGAAATGGTACGTTTTGAACAACCTGAAGATTCATGGAATGCTTTAGAAGAAATGACAACAAATGCAGAAGCAATCCTTGAAGAATTAGGTTTACCATATCGTCGTGTTATTTTATGTACTGGTGATATCGGTTTTAGCGCAAGTAAAACATATGATTTAGAAGTTTGGTTACCAAGTTACAATGACTATAAAGAAATTAGTTCATGTTCTAACTGTACTGATTTCCAAGCGCGTCGTGCAAATATTCGCTTCAAACGTGATAAAGCAGCTAAACCTGAATTAGCACATACTTTAAATGGTAGTGGTTTAGCAGTTGGACGTACATTTGCTGCTATCGTTGAAAATTACCAAAATGAAGATGGAACAGTAACAATTCCAGAAGCTTTAATACCATTTATGGGTGGTAAAACACAAATTTCAAAACCAATTAAATAATTAAAGATTTACAGTAAAAAGTGGTGACGAATCTGTCATCACTTTTTTTGTGCGGAAAATAATATTATTGAGCCATTGAAAAAAACTCATAAGAATAAAGTTTTTCACACTATTGGTTAGATTAATTATAGAAACAACGATGAATCATCATGATGGACGAAATACATATTAACTATTCACCTTAGTTAATGATGCGATACAAATATACGACACTCGATGCATAAATAGGAAAAGTTATAACAAATTAATATTAACAGGATAGGGGAGTGGACAATATGTAGATATGGGAAGAAGGAATGAAGTGAATAGCATAAAAAATATCACAAAAGACGTAAAAGAATATTATTCAAACACTTTAATACAAGATGAAAACCTATAAAAAATAAGGGATGTCTTAAGTCTTTGTTCAAAAATTCTGACAAATAAAATACTACAACAAAGGTGCTTTTAAACTAACGTCAGTCTAACATCAGACAAACCGCAGTCTAACGTTATTACTTGTATGTGTGAAGTGTATTAGACTAGGTATATTATTTTTACATACTTATAAACATATAAAACGTTAAAGGGGGGTTGGACAGATGACATCGCATTTAAGTTTTAGGCAAGGCATAAAAGAATGTATTCCTACTTTGTTGGGATATGCAGGTGTTGGTATTTCATTTGGCATTGTAGCTGCATCACAAAATTTTAGTATTTTAGAAATTACATTGTTATGTCTTATTATATATGCTGGTGCCGCTCAGTTTATTATGTGCGCGTTGTATATTGCAGGAACGCCAATATCAGCGATTGTATTAACTGCATTCATTGTAAATTCTAGAATGTTTCTCTTAAGTATGTCGCTTGCGCCAAACTTCAAATCATATGGGTTTTGGAATCGTATAGGATTAGGTTCATTAGTAACTGATGAAACATTTGGTGTAGCTATTACACCTTATTTAAAAGGAGAACCTATCAATGATCGATGGCTGCACGGTCTGAATATAACGGCATATTTATTTTGGACAGTTTCATGTGTTGCCGGTGCTTTATTTGGAAAATATATTTCAAACCCGCAAGCATTAGGGCTAGACTTTGCTATCACAGCTATGTTTATCTTTTTGGCAATTGCACAATTCGAATCAATCACTAAGTCACGATTAAGAATATACATTGTATTAGTTATTGTAGTAATTGTAATGATGTTATCTTTAAGCATATTTATGCCTTCTTACCTTGCTATTTTATTTGCGGCAACAATTGCGGCTGCGTTAGGAGTGATGATGGAACGATGACAACAAATATGAATATGTTAATACTTATTTTATTGTGCGGTATCGTAACGCTACTAATTCGAATCATTCCTTTTATCATGATTTCTAAAGTACAGTTACCAGATGTCGTTGTTCGATGGCTTTCATTTATACCTATTACATTATTTACGGCACTGGTCATCGATAGTATCATTCAACAAACACCACATAGCGATGGATATACACTGAATATACCTTATATTATTGCGTTAATACCTACTGTTATTTTATCAATAATTACACGCAGTTTAACTATTACAATTATTAGTGGGATTATTATCATGGCAAGACACTAAGATTTTTCTTTTAAAAATACTTTAAAATCATTGAACAGATATT
This is a stretch of genomic DNA from Staphylococcus roterodami. It encodes these proteins:
- a CDS encoding NAD(P)H-hydrate dehydratase codes for the protein METLNSINIPKRKEDSHKGDYGKILLIGGSANLGGAIMLAARACVFSGSGLITVATHPTNHSALHSRCPEAMVIDINDTKMLTKMIEMTDSILIGPGLGVDFKGNNAITFLLQNIQPHQNLIVDGDAITIFSKLKPQLPTCRVIFTPHLKEWERLRGIPIEEQTYERNREAVDRLGATVVLKKHGTEIFFKDEDFKLTIGSPAMATGGMGDTLAGMITSFVGQFDNLKEAVMSATYTHSFIGENLAKDMYVVPPSRLINEIPYAMKQLES
- the hutH gene encoding histidine ammonia-lyase codes for the protein MTLYLDGETLTIEDIKSFLQQQTNIEIVDEALERVKKSRDVVERIIENEETVYGITTGFGLFSDVRIDSTQYNELQVNLIRSHACGLGEPFSKEVALVMMVLRLNTLLKGHSGATLDLVKQLQFFINERIIPVIPQQGSLGASGDLAPLSHLALALIGEGKVFYKDVEMDSADVLKQLDRPPLNLQAKEGLALINGTQAMTAQGVISYIEAEDLGYQSEWIAALTHQSLNGIIDAYRHEVHAVRNFQEQINVAARMRDWLEGSTLTTRQAEIRVQDAYTLRCIPQIHGASFQVFNYVKQQLEFEMNAANDNPLIFEEADETFVISGGNFHGQPIAFALDHLKLGVSELANVSERRLERLVNPQLNGDLPAFLSPEPGLQSGAMIMQYAAASLVSENKTLAHPASVDSITSSANQEDHVSMGTTAARHGYQIIENARRVLAIECVIALQAAELKGVESLSPKTRRKYEEFRNIVPSITHDRQFHKDIEAVAHYLKQSIYQTSECH
- the serS gene encoding serine--tRNA ligase, which encodes MLDIKLFRNEPDKVKSKIELRGDDPKVVDEILELDEQRRKLISATEEMKARRNKVSEEIALKKRNKENADDVIAEMRTLGDDIKEKDNQLNEIDNKMTSILCRIPNLISDDVPQGESDEDNVEVKKWGTPREFDFEPKAHWDIVEELKMADFDRAAKVSGARFVYLTNEGAQLERALMNYMITKHTTQHGYTEMMVPQLVNADTMYGTGQLPKFEEDLFKVEKEGLYTIPTAEVPLTNFYRNEIIQPGVLPEKFTGQSACFRSEAGSAGRDTRGLIRLHQFDKVEMVRFEQPEDSWNALEEMTTNAEAILEELGLPYRRVILCTGDIGFSASKTYDLEVWLPSYNDYKEISSCSNCTDFQARRANIRFKRDKAAKPELAHTLNGSGLAVGRTFAAIVENYQNEDGTVTIPEALIPFMGGKTQISKPIK
- a CDS encoding AzlC family ABC transporter permease is translated as MTSHLSFRQGIKECIPTLLGYAGVGISFGIVAASQNFSILEITLLCLIIYAGAAQFIMCALYIAGTPISAIVLTAFIVNSRMFLLSMSLAPNFKSYGFWNRIGLGSLVTDETFGVAITPYLKGEPINDRWLHGLNITAYLFWTVSCVAGALFGKYISNPQALGLDFAITAMFIFLAIAQFESITKSRLRIYIVLVIVVIVMMLSLSIFMPSYLAILFAATIAAALGVMMER
- the gyrA gene encoding DNA gyrase subunit A, with amino-acid sequence MAELPQSRINERNITSEMRESFLDYAMSVIVARALPDVRDGLKPVHRRILYGLNEQGMTPDKSYKKSARIVGDVMGKYHPHGDSSIYEAMVRMAQDFSYRYPLVDGQGNFGSMDGDGAAAMRYTEARMTKITLELLRDINKDTIDFIDNYDGNEREPSVLPARFPNLLANGASGIAVGMATNIPPHNLTELINGVLSLSKNPDISIAELMEDIEGPDFPTAGLILGKSGIRRAYETGRGSIQMRSRAEIEERGGGRQRIVVTEIPFQVNKARMIEKIAELVRDKKIDGITDLRDETSLRTGVRVVIDVRKDANASVILNNLYKQTPLQTSFGVNMIALVNGRPKLINLKEALVHYLEHQKTVVRRRTQYNLRKAKDRAHILEGLRIALDHIDEIISTIRESETDKVAMESLQQRFKLSEKQAQAILDMRLRRLTGLERDKIEAEYNELLNYISELEAILADEEVLLQLVRDELTEIRDRFGDDRRTEIQLGGFEDLEDEDLIPEEQIVITLSHNNYIKRLPVSTYRAQNRGGRGVQGMNTLEEDFVSQLVTLSTHDHVLFFTNKGRVYKLKGYEVPELSRQSKGIPVVNAIELENDEVISTMIAVKDLESEDNFLVFATKRGIVKRSALSNFSRINRNGKIAISFREDDELIAVRLTSGQEDILIGTSHASLIRFPESTLRPLGRTATGVKGITLREGDEVVGLDVAHENSVDEVLVVTENGYGKRTPVNDYRLSNRGGKGIKTATITERNGNVVCITTVTGEEDLMIVTNAGVIIRLDVADISQNGRAAQGVRLIRLGDDQFVSTVAKVKEDAEDETNEDEQSTSTVSEDGTEQQREAVVNDETPGNAIHTEVIDSEETDDDGRIEVRQDFMDRVEEDIQQASDDEEE